From the genome of Muricauda sp. SCSIO 64092, one region includes:
- a CDS encoding TonB-dependent receptor domain-containing protein — MRILLINMLFFSTLTHIVAQDCEARLTGTVVDYHDKTVLEGASILIIGTQTRTYSTKDGSFAFNGICNGVYELEVNHPACATLIVPVTINGDTVLEIKLEHHLEELEEVNVVGDVIRQKTNSALEESLKLETLEIYSAASLGDALQELTGISSLNTGANIVKPIIHGLNGSRVLIMNDGVRMQDMEWGDEHAPNIDINSAGTISVIKGASALQYGGDAIGGVIVMEQARVPKKDTLYGKTLLNGISNGRGGSISSELIRAFEGGFFIRGQGSYKRLGDREAPDYILSNTGVREIGTSLKFGKHQFIWGWDVRYSYYNAEIGILRASHIGNNDDLIRAINSGEPLFIRPFTYDLLNPKQDVTHHLGKFKFYHRFEGLGRLNFQYDFQSNRRFEFDIRRGDRDDRASLDLELTTHTLTSDFKWDAKENAELHFGLMGRYQENFANPDTGVRRLIPDYDKYDFGTFITGEYRFDNSLHLEAGIRYDFNRIDAQKFYLTSRWEERGYDNDFQDLIVENRGTQLLVNPVFDYHNISSTLGAKFILKDEYLIRVNYALAQRAPNPAELFSDGLHHSAARIELGDLRIGNETSHKITASLERDFAHWGFAIEPYANWVKDFILLEPTGVELSIRGAFPVWEYRQTDARLLGVDFSAYANWTSHWTSGHKFSLVKGNDVENDIALINIPAANLRNSITFSKAEWNNFELTLESQYVFRQNEFPDNITVFSPEQQQDVLLEINTPPEAYHLLGLQSKVGFQLGKTTKLTTSLRINNIMDTSFRDYLSRQRFFADDLGRNIILQVKLNY; from the coding sequence ATGAGGATTTTATTGATCAATATGCTGTTTTTCAGCACTCTAACACATATCGTTGCACAAGACTGTGAAGCCCGTTTAACCGGCACGGTAGTGGATTACCATGATAAGACCGTTCTGGAAGGAGCTTCCATCCTGATTATTGGAACACAGACCCGAACCTATAGTACTAAGGACGGTAGTTTTGCTTTTAATGGTATTTGTAACGGTGTCTATGAATTGGAAGTGAACCATCCTGCTTGCGCAACCCTCATTGTTCCAGTGACCATAAACGGCGATACCGTTCTGGAAATTAAATTGGAGCATCATTTGGAAGAACTGGAAGAAGTAAACGTTGTGGGTGATGTCATACGTCAAAAGACCAATTCCGCGCTGGAGGAATCGTTGAAATTGGAAACTTTGGAAATCTACAGTGCAGCCAGTTTGGGTGATGCCCTTCAAGAACTTACCGGTATTTCGTCTTTAAATACCGGGGCAAACATAGTAAAGCCCATTATCCATGGACTCAATGGCAGCAGGGTTTTGATCATGAATGATGGTGTCCGCATGCAGGATATGGAATGGGGCGATGAACATGCGCCCAATATCGATATCAATTCGGCAGGGACCATATCCGTAATCAAGGGGGCATCCGCACTTCAGTACGGTGGTGATGCCATTGGTGGGGTTATAGTTATGGAACAGGCCCGTGTTCCCAAAAAGGATACCCTCTATGGAAAAACACTGCTTAACGGAATTAGCAATGGTAGGGGTGGCAGCATTTCCTCTGAACTCATCCGCGCTTTTGAAGGAGGTTTTTTTATCCGGGGCCAAGGGTCATACAAACGCTTGGGAGATCGCGAAGCACCAGATTATATCCTTTCCAATACGGGGGTTCGGGAAATTGGAACGTCCTTAAAGTTCGGGAAACATCAATTCATTTGGGGTTGGGACGTTAGGTACTCCTATTATAATGCCGAGATTGGCATTTTACGCGCATCCCATATTGGCAATAACGACGATTTGATCAGGGCAATAAACAGTGGTGAACCCCTGTTCATAAGACCTTTTACCTACGATCTGTTAAACCCCAAGCAAGATGTGACCCACCATCTGGGAAAGTTCAAATTCTATCATCGATTTGAAGGGCTCGGCAGACTGAACTTTCAATACGACTTTCAAAGTAACCGAAGGTTTGAGTTTGATATCCGAAGGGGAGATCGCGACGATAGGGCCTCATTGGATCTGGAATTGACCACCCATACCCTGACTTCCGATTTTAAATGGGATGCCAAGGAAAATGCGGAACTCCATTTTGGTTTAATGGGGAGATATCAAGAAAATTTTGCCAATCCCGATACCGGTGTGCGACGGTTGATTCCGGATTATGATAAATATGATTTTGGGACTTTTATCACGGGCGAATACCGCTTTGATAATTCTTTGCACCTAGAGGCCGGTATTCGTTACGATTTCAATAGAATTGATGCCCAAAAGTTCTACCTGACCTCCCGATGGGAAGAGCGGGGTTATGACAATGACTTTCAAGACCTGATCGTAGAGAACAGGGGAACGCAGTTATTGGTAAATCCTGTTTTCGACTACCATAATATCTCTTCCACCTTGGGTGCGAAGTTCATTCTAAAAGATGAATACCTTATACGAGTGAACTATGCCCTGGCACAACGCGCACCCAATCCGGCAGAACTGTTCAGTGATGGCCTGCATCATTCCGCTGCTAGAATTGAGCTTGGTGACTTGCGTATTGGCAACGAAACATCACATAAAATAACCGCCTCCTTGGAACGCGATTTTGCCCATTGGGGTTTTGCAATAGAACCCTACGCCAATTGGGTAAAAGACTTTATTCTATTGGAACCCACAGGAGTGGAGTTGTCAATCCGTGGTGCCTTCCCTGTTTGGGAATACAGACAGACCGATGCGCGTTTATTGGGCGTTGATTTTTCGGCCTATGCCAACTGGACCAGCCATTGGACAAGTGGGCACAAGTTCTCCCTGGTCAAAGGAAACGATGTTGAAAATGATATTGCACTGATCAATATTCCAGCTGCAAATTTGAGGAACAGCATCACTTTTTCGAAAGCGGAATGGAACAATTTTGAACTGACCCTGGAGAGCCAATACGTGTTTCGGCAGAACGAGTTTCCCGATAATATCACGGTTTTTTCCCCGGAACAACAGCAAGATGTGCTTTTGGAAATCAATACCCCTCCAGAAGCCTACCATCTTTTGGGGTTGCAATCCAAAGTTGGTTTCCAATTGGGAAAGACGACCAAATTAACAACCTCACTAAGAATAAACAATATAATGGATACGTCATTCAGGGACTATCTAAGCCGTCAACGCTTTTTTGCGGATGATTTGGGCAGAAATATCATTTTACAAGTAAAACTCAATTATTAA
- a CDS encoding DUF6787 family protein, whose amino-acid sequence MEKIRIRWQITKDWQLLFPFLGAFLVLLTAYLFSRRFLHLFGLNNTLWEWPITLFLVAVFYGIMVRFFLWCFKKLENRWVVDQRWEMIAIFIVFAITGSVSAKFAEPLTHFIGIDRGTHSGWIYWPIRILIILPIYQVLLVLFGWLFGQFRFFWDFEKKMLKRMGLGFFFR is encoded by the coding sequence ATGGAAAAAATTAGAATTCGGTGGCAGATCACTAAAGATTGGCAGCTTTTATTTCCCTTCCTTGGAGCCTTTTTGGTCTTGCTCACGGCGTACCTCTTTTCCAGACGTTTTTTGCATTTGTTTGGTTTGAACAACACCTTATGGGAATGGCCCATTACCTTATTTCTTGTTGCTGTCTTTTATGGGATCATGGTAAGGTTTTTTCTTTGGTGCTTCAAAAAGCTTGAAAACCGTTGGGTGGTTGACCAGCGTTGGGAGATGATTGCCATCTTTATTGTTTTCGCCATAACCGGTAGTGTTTCTGCAAAATTTGCGGAACCTTTGACCCATTTCATTGGAATAGACAGGGGAACCCACAGTGGATGGATCTATTGGCCCATTCGAATTCTGATCATCCTACCAATATACCAAGTACTATTGGTCCTTTTTGGGTGGCTTTTTGGGCAGTTTCGCTTTTTCTGGGATTTTGAAAAAAAGATGTTAAAACGCATGGGTTTAGGATTCTTTTTTCGTTAA
- a CDS encoding DUF937 domain-containing protein — protein MSGLLDLLDSPMGKQLISGVAGQTGQPEDKTAGVLSMALPLLMGAMKKNTSIPGGAQGLMNALSSKHDGSILNNLGGLFSGGVDQNVMDDGAGILGHILGSKQPQVENALSTKSGLDAGSISQILRVAAPILLGFLGKQTRQQNVSSPDGLNGLLGGLMGGGNAANQQQSLIETFLDSDGDGSVLDDLAGMVLNSGGQKKGGLGGLLGGLFGK, from the coding sequence ATGTCAGGATTATTGGATTTATTGGATAGCCCAATGGGTAAACAACTCATTAGTGGTGTAGCCGGACAAACGGGACAACCGGAAGACAAAACCGCAGGAGTATTGAGTATGGCACTACCCCTATTAATGGGTGCCATGAAAAAGAATACTTCGATCCCCGGAGGGGCCCAGGGTCTCATGAACGCACTTTCTTCAAAGCATGATGGTAGTATTTTGAACAACTTAGGCGGTTTGTTCAGTGGTGGTGTTGACCAAAATGTTATGGATGATGGTGCCGGAATCTTGGGTCATATTTTAGGAAGCAAACAACCACAAGTTGAAAACGCCTTGAGTACCAAGTCCGGATTGGATGCAGGCTCCATATCGCAAATCCTAAGAGTGGCCGCTCCCATCCTTCTAGGATTTTTAGGAAAACAGACAAGGCAACAGAACGTCAGCAGTCCGGATGGACTGAATGGACTTTTAGGTGGCCTAATGGGTGGTGGTAACGCCGCCAATCAACAACAATCCCTTATAGAGACCTTCCTGGATTCCGATGGTGATGGGAGCGTCCTGGATGATCTGGCCGGGATGGTGCTAAACAGTGGTGGACAGAAAAAAGGGGGACTGGGCGGATTGCTCGGTGGTCTTTTTGGGAAGTAA
- a CDS encoding D-2-hydroxyacid dehydrogenase, which produces MRILANDGLSQIGKSKLEEAGFDVSETKVAQEQLANYINQNQIDVLLVRSATQVDKKIIENCESLKLIGRGGVGLDNIDVDYAKSKGIQVINTPAASSESVAELVIGHLLNGVRFLADANRNMPLDGDTKFKHLKNLYQKGIELKGKTLGIIGFGRIGQAVAERAIGMGMTVVFHDHHPEEREFIMDFFDGQKMTFKLSGIPMEELLQRSDFISIHVPQTNGYVIGKEELQKLKSGTGIVNAARGGVLDEMALMEALDSGKVAFAGLDVFESEPKPEIRILMHPKISLSPHIGGSTVEAQDRIGLELAEQIISILQ; this is translated from the coding sequence ATGAGAATACTTGCAAATGATGGTCTTTCCCAAATAGGGAAAAGCAAATTAGAGGAAGCCGGTTTCGATGTTAGCGAAACCAAAGTGGCACAGGAACAACTTGCAAACTACATCAATCAAAACCAAATAGATGTCCTTTTGGTAAGAAGTGCCACCCAGGTAGATAAAAAGATCATTGAAAACTGTGAAAGTCTAAAGTTGATCGGTCGAGGAGGTGTTGGGCTGGACAATATTGATGTGGATTATGCCAAATCAAAGGGAATACAGGTCATCAATACACCCGCAGCTTCGTCAGAATCCGTTGCGGAACTGGTTATTGGCCATCTTCTCAATGGGGTGCGATTTTTGGCAGATGCAAACCGAAATATGCCGTTGGATGGGGATACCAAGTTCAAGCATCTTAAAAATTTATATCAAAAAGGAATAGAGTTAAAAGGGAAGACCTTGGGTATCATAGGATTTGGACGAATTGGGCAAGCGGTTGCGGAAAGGGCCATTGGAATGGGAATGACCGTGGTTTTCCATGACCACCATCCCGAGGAAAGGGAATTCATCATGGATTTTTTTGATGGCCAAAAAATGACCTTTAAACTTTCGGGAATTCCTATGGAAGAGTTACTGCAACGTTCCGATTTTATTTCCATACATGTGCCACAGACCAATGGGTACGTCATTGGAAAGGAAGAATTGCAAAAGCTGAAGTCGGGAACGGGCATTGTCAATGCGGCCAGGGGAGGCGTCTTGGATGAGATGGCCCTAATGGAGGCCCTGGATTCTGGAAAAGTGGCATTTGCCGGACTGGATGTTTTTGAATCGGAACCCAAGCCCGAAATACGGATTTTGATGCATCCCAAAATATCCCTAAGTCCCCATATTGGAGGCTCCACAGTAGAAGCACAGGATCGCATTGGCCTTGAGTTGGCGGAACAGATCATTTCAATTTTGCAATAA
- a CDS encoding four helix bundle protein encodes MSNIVEDKSYKFSIQIISLVKILRAHKEFVFADQLLKSATSIGANISEAGAGQSKKDFISKMAIASKEARETRYWLRLIDESNLIEHDLTSYLNEIEELIKILTKIVKTSQLNI; translated from the coding sequence ATGTCCAATATAGTTGAGGATAAGAGTTATAAATTTTCAATACAGATTATTTCCTTGGTAAAAATACTTAGAGCCCATAAAGAGTTTGTTTTTGCTGATCAACTCTTAAAATCTGCAACTAGTATAGGGGCAAATATCAGTGAGGCCGGAGCAGGGCAATCAAAAAAAGACTTCATCTCTAAAATGGCTATTGCTTCCAAAGAAGCTAGGGAAACTAGATATTGGTTAAGACTAATAGATGAATCTAACCTTATTGAGCATGACTTAACTTCATATCTAAATGAGATTGAAGAGTTGATTAAAATATTAACCAAAATTGTAAAAACCAGTCAACTTAACATTTAA
- the serC gene encoding 3-phosphoserine/phosphohydroxythreonine transaminase codes for MKKHNFSAGPCILPKEVMQKASEAVVELDGSGLSLIEISHRSKAFVEIMETARSLALELLGLEGKGYQALFLQGGASSQFLNVAYNLLEKRAGYVNTGTWSLKAIKEARLFGEVMEVASSQEDNFNHIPKGYTIPGDMDYLHLTSNNTIFGTQIKEFPKTNVPLVCDMSSDIFSRQLDFSNFDLIYAGAQKNMGPAGTTLVVVKEDALGKVSRKIPSMLDYKVHINKDSMFNTPPVFAVYVSMLTLQWLKDLGGIAAIEEINDKKANLIYSEIDLNPVFSGFAAKDDRSAMNATFNITDDTLKETFDEMCKEAGINGINGHRSVGGYRASMYNALSLESVGALVDIMSELERKG; via the coding sequence ATGAAAAAACACAATTTTAGTGCAGGTCCGTGCATTCTGCCAAAAGAAGTAATGCAAAAAGCCTCAGAGGCCGTTGTAGAACTGGATGGAAGTGGGCTATCCTTAATAGAAATTTCCCATAGAAGCAAAGCCTTTGTTGAAATTATGGAGACGGCCCGTTCCCTGGCCCTGGAGCTTTTGGGACTGGAGGGCAAAGGATACCAGGCCTTATTTCTGCAAGGTGGTGCCAGTAGTCAATTTCTGAATGTGGCCTACAATTTACTGGAAAAACGGGCCGGCTATGTAAATACCGGAACCTGGAGCTTGAAGGCCATAAAAGAGGCCAGGCTCTTTGGTGAGGTTATGGAAGTGGCCTCTTCACAGGAGGATAATTTCAACCATATTCCAAAGGGGTATACCATCCCGGGGGACATGGATTACCTCCACCTTACCTCAAACAATACCATTTTTGGTACACAGATCAAGGAATTCCCAAAAACCAATGTTCCCCTGGTCTGTGATATGAGCTCGGATATTTTTTCACGTCAACTGGATTTTTCCAATTTCGACCTGATCTATGCCGGAGCACAAAAAAATATGGGCCCTGCGGGCACTACTTTGGTCGTCGTCAAAGAAGACGCCCTGGGCAAAGTATCCAGAAAAATACCTTCCATGCTGGATTACAAAGTCCATATCAATAAGGATAGCATGTTCAATACCCCACCAGTTTTTGCGGTTTACGTTTCCATGTTGACCCTACAATGGTTAAAGGATTTGGGGGGCATTGCTGCGATTGAGGAAATCAATGACAAAAAAGCGAACCTTATCTATTCGGAAATCGACCTAAACCCGGTATTCTCCGGTTTTGCGGCCAAGGATGACCGTTCCGCAATGAACGCAACCTTTAACATCACCGACGATACCTTAAAGGAAACATTTGACGAGATGTGCAAAGAAGCTGGTATCAATGGTATTAACGGACATCGGTCGGTAGGGGGTTATCGGGCTTCCATGTACAATGCCCTTAGCTTGGAAAGTGTGGGCGCCTTGGTGGATATTATGAGCGAATTGGAACGTAAAGGGTAG
- a CDS encoding acyl-CoA reductase encodes MAYPKHLQAFVKLGDLFAKFFESDTTNSDIWAKKLENCMSEATIQNAWFTKENLLYVLKSWGTLLNEKDLLDWQSQYPQTGGHTKTIAVVMAGNIPLVGFHDFLCVLLSGNRVLAKLSSNDTVLLPFIGEFLIANDVDLKDKIEFTEGKMIGFDAVIATGSNNTGRYFAYYFGQYPHIIRRNRNSVAVLTHDTTETQLQGLGNDVFRYFGLGCRSVSKLFVPKGFPLDALFNALFPWKTVLEHHKYVNNYDYNKAVYLMSDSKILDNGFLILKEDSNYGSPIATLFFEYYDDKENLAKRLEAEAEAIQCIVSKGFMDSEIPFGQTQSPKLSDYADGIDTMKFLCQLEDAPRELNP; translated from the coding sequence ATGGCTTACCCCAAACATTTACAGGCTTTTGTTAAACTGGGCGATTTATTTGCTAAATTTTTCGAAAGTGATACTACCAATTCGGACATATGGGCCAAAAAACTGGAAAATTGCATGTCCGAAGCAACAATCCAAAATGCCTGGTTCACCAAAGAAAACCTCCTATATGTCCTAAAAAGTTGGGGCACACTTCTAAATGAAAAAGATTTATTGGATTGGCAATCCCAATATCCGCAAACCGGAGGGCATACAAAAACCATCGCTGTTGTAATGGCAGGGAACATCCCTTTGGTTGGATTTCACGATTTTTTATGTGTTCTACTGTCCGGAAATCGTGTTTTGGCCAAATTATCTTCCAATGACACTGTTTTATTGCCCTTTATTGGGGAATTCCTGATAGCAAATGATGTTGACTTAAAGGACAAAATTGAATTTACGGAAGGTAAAATGATTGGTTTCGATGCCGTTATTGCCACAGGCAGCAACAATACAGGCCGTTACTTTGCGTATTATTTTGGCCAATATCCCCACATTATCCGTAGGAACCGAAACTCCGTTGCCGTCCTGACCCATGATACCACCGAGACGCAGCTCCAGGGGCTTGGGAATGATGTTTTTAGGTATTTTGGATTGGGATGTCGCAGTGTTTCCAAACTCTTTGTACCCAAGGGATTTCCCCTTGATGCACTTTTTAATGCCCTATTCCCATGGAAAACAGTACTGGAGCACCATAAATATGTCAATAATTATGACTACAATAAAGCGGTGTATTTAATGTCCGATAGTAAAATCCTTGATAATGGGTTCCTCATCCTAAAGGAGGATAGCAACTACGGTTCTCCCATTGCTACTTTGTTTTTTGAATATTACGATGATAAGGAGAACTTGGCAAAAAGACTTGAGGCAGAGGCAGAGGCCATACAATGTATTGTTTCCAAAGGATTTATGGATTCCGAAATTCCTTTTGGACAAACCCAATCCCCAAAATTGTCCGATTATGCAGATGGTATTGATACCATGAAATTCCTATGTCAACTTGAAGATGCGCCAAGGGAATTGAATCCATAA
- a CDS encoding 4Fe-4S dicluster domain-containing protein, translating to MAIIITDECINCGACEPECPNTAIYEGADEWRYSDGTSLTGDVVLPDGKAVNADEVQEPISDEVYYIAPDKCTECMGFHEEPQCAAVCPVDCCVPDEDRVETEEELLGKQKFMHPEG from the coding sequence ATGGCAATCATTATAACAGACGAATGTATTAATTGTGGGGCCTGCGAGCCAGAGTGCCCAAATACCGCAATTTATGAAGGTGCCGATGAATGGCGCTACAGTGATGGAACTTCCTTGACAGGGGATGTCGTATTACCGGACGGCAAGGCAGTAAATGCGGATGAGGTCCAGGAACCCATAAGCGATGAGGTGTATTATATCGCTCCCGATAAATGTACCGAATGTATGGGCTTTCACGAAGAACCCCAATGTGCCGCAGTATGCCCCGTGGATTGCTGTGTGCCCGATGAGGACAGGGTGGAGACGGAAGAAGAACTTTTGGGCAAGCAAAAGTTCATGCACCCGGAGGGATAA
- a CDS encoding arginase family protein — MYGNDGGPVANPRAFHKTYGQFPILHIDAHSDLYPDFEGDPYSHACPFYHIMKENLCSHLTQIGIRTLNGEQRKNASEFGVTIVGMNDLATFEIPKYKTSIYLSMDMDALDPAFAPGVSHHEPGGLSTREVLEIIQRIPVPILGADIVEYNPKRDSNGVTAMVCAKLFKEIATKML; from the coding sequence ATTTACGGAAATGATGGTGGACCGGTTGCCAACCCAAGGGCTTTTCATAAAACATATGGGCAATTTCCCATACTCCATATCGATGCGCATAGCGACCTATATCCGGATTTTGAAGGAGATCCGTACTCCCATGCCTGCCCTTTCTACCATATCATGAAGGAAAACCTTTGTAGCCATCTCACACAGATTGGCATTAGGACATTAAATGGGGAGCAACGAAAAAATGCCTCTGAATTTGGTGTGACCATTGTTGGGATGAACGACTTGGCCACTTTTGAAATACCCAAATACAAAACGTCTATTTACCTCTCTATGGATATGGATGCTTTGGATCCAGCATTTGCCCCCGGTGTTTCCCACCATGAACCTGGTGGGTTATCGACCCGTGAGGTCCTGGAAATTATTCAAAGGATACCTGTGCCCATTTTAGGGGCGGATATTGTGGAATACAACCCCAAAAGGGATAGTAATGGCGTTACCGCCATGGTATGTGCAAAACTGTTCAAGGAAATTGCAACGAAAATGCTATAG